In one window of Bemisia tabaci chromosome 6, PGI_BMITA_v3 DNA:
- the Flo1 gene encoding flotillin-1 isoform X1: protein MTWGFVTCGPNEALVISGCCYKKPHLVAGGRAFVWPTVHCVQRISLNTMTLQVESPTVYTSQGVPISVTGVAQVKIQGQNEELLLTACEQFLGKTEKEIQHIALLTLEGHQRAIMGTMTVEELYKDRKKFSKQVFEVASSDLVNMGITVVSYTLKDIRDEDGYLKSLGMARTAEVKRDARIGEAEARKDSQIKEAIAEEERMASRFLNDTEIAKAQRDFELKKAAYDVEVQTKKAEAELAYELQAAKTKQRIKEEQMQISVVERTQEIAVQDQEIQRKERELEATIRRPAEAEKYRLEKLAEANRHRVILEAEAEAESIRIRGESEAYAIEARAKAEAEQMMKKAEAWKEYREAAMVDMILEALPKVAAEVAAPLSQAKKVTMVSSGNGEVGAAKLTGEVLTIVAKVPEMVKHLTGVDIMKTDACFETNNRLANSTTVKDNPKDLKLKK, encoded by the exons ATGACTTGGGGCTTTGTAACGTGCGGCCCAAACGAAGCCTTAGTTATCTCAG GATGCTGCTACAAGAAGCCACATTTAGTCGCTGGTGGCCGAGCATTTGTATGGCCTACCGTTCATTGTGTTCAAAG AATATCCTTAAATACTATGACTCTCCAAGTTGAAAGTCCTACCGTTTATACTAGTCAAGGAGTTCCTATCTCTGTCACAGGTGTCGCGCAG GTGAAAATTCAAGGCCAAAATGAAGAATTGCTTCTTACAGCCTGCGAACAGTTTCTTGGTAAAACAGAAAAGGAAATTCAGCACATAGCCCTGTTGACCTTGGAAGGTCATCAGCGAGCGATCATGGGCACTATGACAGTTGAG gagctcTACAAAGACAGGAAAAAATTTAGCAAACAAGTCTTTGAAGTTGCCTCATCAGATTTAGTCAACATGGGAATAACTGTCGTCTCTTATACTTTGAAGGACATCAGGGATGAAGAT gGGTACTTGAAAAGTTTAGGGATGGCAAGAACAGCTGAAGTCAAAAGAGATGCCAGAATTGGTGAAGCTGAAGCCAGAAAAGATTCTCAAATCAAAGAAGCTATAGCTGAAGAAGAAAGGATGGCCTCTCG ATTCCTGAATGACACCGAAATTGCCAAAGCCCAGAGAGATTTTGAACTCAAAAAAGCTGCCTATGATGTCGAAGTTCAAACAAAG AAAGCTGAGGCTGAACTGGCGTATGAACTGCAAGCtgcgaaaacaaaacaaaggaTCAAAGAAGAACAAATGCAGATTAGTGTAGTAGAGCGAACGCAAGAGATAGCAGTTCAGGACCAAGAAATTCAGAGGAAAGAGAGGGAACTCGAAGCAACCATTCGAAGGCCTGCTGAAGCGGAAAAATACCG CCTTGAAAAGTTGGCTGAAGCCAATCGTCACCGTGTTATCCTAGAAGCTGAGGCAGAGGCAGAAAGTATAAGGATACGAGGAGAGTCAGAGGCGTATGCCATCGAAGCCAGAGCGAAAGCCGAAGCGGaacaaatgatgaaaaaagcaGAAGCCTGGAAAGAATACCGGGAAGCAGCCATGGTTGACATGATTCTCGAGGCCTTACCCAAG GTGGCCGCGGAAGTTGCCGCTCCCCTTTCTCAAGCTAAGAAGGTAACAATGGTCTCCAGTGGTAATGGAGAAGTTGGAGCTGCCAAATTAACAGGAGAAGTACTCACCATTGTTGCCAAAGTCCCGGAGATGGTGAAGCATTTAACCGGAGTCGATATTATGAAG
- the Flo1 gene encoding flotillin-1 isoform X3: MTWGFVTCGPNEALVISGCCYKKPHLVAGGRAFVWPTVHCVQRISLNTMTLQVESPTVYTSQGVPISVTGVAQVKIQGQNEELLLTACEQFLGKTEKEIQHIALLTLEGHQRAIMGTMTVEELYKDRKKFSKQVFEVASSDLVNMGITVVSYTLKDIRDEDGYLKSLGMARTAEVKRDARIGEAEARKDSQIKEAIAEEERMASRFLNDTEIAKAQRDFELKKAAYDVEVQTKKAEAELAYELQAAKTKQRIKEEQMQISVVERTQEIAVQDQEIQRKERELEATIRRPAEAEKYRLEKLAEANRHRVILEAEAEAESIRIRGESEAYAIEARAKAEAEQMMKKAEAWKEYREAAMVDMILEALPKVAAEVAAPLSQAKKVTMVSSGNGEVGAAKLTGEVLTIVAKVPEMVKHLTGVDIMKVCQLFAIFG; the protein is encoded by the exons ATGACTTGGGGCTTTGTAACGTGCGGCCCAAACGAAGCCTTAGTTATCTCAG GATGCTGCTACAAGAAGCCACATTTAGTCGCTGGTGGCCGAGCATTTGTATGGCCTACCGTTCATTGTGTTCAAAG AATATCCTTAAATACTATGACTCTCCAAGTTGAAAGTCCTACCGTTTATACTAGTCAAGGAGTTCCTATCTCTGTCACAGGTGTCGCGCAG GTGAAAATTCAAGGCCAAAATGAAGAATTGCTTCTTACAGCCTGCGAACAGTTTCTTGGTAAAACAGAAAAGGAAATTCAGCACATAGCCCTGTTGACCTTGGAAGGTCATCAGCGAGCGATCATGGGCACTATGACAGTTGAG gagctcTACAAAGACAGGAAAAAATTTAGCAAACAAGTCTTTGAAGTTGCCTCATCAGATTTAGTCAACATGGGAATAACTGTCGTCTCTTATACTTTGAAGGACATCAGGGATGAAGAT gGGTACTTGAAAAGTTTAGGGATGGCAAGAACAGCTGAAGTCAAAAGAGATGCCAGAATTGGTGAAGCTGAAGCCAGAAAAGATTCTCAAATCAAAGAAGCTATAGCTGAAGAAGAAAGGATGGCCTCTCG ATTCCTGAATGACACCGAAATTGCCAAAGCCCAGAGAGATTTTGAACTCAAAAAAGCTGCCTATGATGTCGAAGTTCAAACAAAG AAAGCTGAGGCTGAACTGGCGTATGAACTGCAAGCtgcgaaaacaaaacaaaggaTCAAAGAAGAACAAATGCAGATTAGTGTAGTAGAGCGAACGCAAGAGATAGCAGTTCAGGACCAAGAAATTCAGAGGAAAGAGAGGGAACTCGAAGCAACCATTCGAAGGCCTGCTGAAGCGGAAAAATACCG CCTTGAAAAGTTGGCTGAAGCCAATCGTCACCGTGTTATCCTAGAAGCTGAGGCAGAGGCAGAAAGTATAAGGATACGAGGAGAGTCAGAGGCGTATGCCATCGAAGCCAGAGCGAAAGCCGAAGCGGaacaaatgatgaaaaaagcaGAAGCCTGGAAAGAATACCGGGAAGCAGCCATGGTTGACATGATTCTCGAGGCCTTACCCAAG GTGGCCGCGGAAGTTGCCGCTCCCCTTTCTCAAGCTAAGAAGGTAACAATGGTCTCCAGTGGTAATGGAGAAGTTGGAGCTGCCAAATTAACAGGAGAAGTACTCACCATTGTTGCCAAAGTCCCGGAGATGGTGAAGCATTTAACCGGAGTCGATATTATGAAG
- the Flo1 gene encoding flotillin-1 isoform X2: MTWGFVTCGPNEALVISGCCYKKPHLVAGGRAFVWPTVHCVQRISLNTMTLQVESPTVYTSQGVPISVTGVAQVKIQGQNEELLLTACEQFLGKTEKEIQHIALLTLEGHQRAIMGTMTVEELYKDRKKFSKQVFEVASSDLVNMGITVVSYTLKDIRDEDGYLKSLGMARTAEVKRDARIGEAEARKDSQIKEAIAEEERMASRFLNDTEIAKAQRDFELKKAAYDVEVQTKKAEAELAYELQAAKTKQRIKEEQMQISVVERTQEIAVQDQEIQRKERELEATIRRPAEAEKYRLEKLAEANRHRVILEAEAEAESIRIRGESEAYAIEARAKAEAEQMMKKAEAWKEYREAAMVDMILEALPKVAAEVAAPLSQAKKVTMVSSGNGEVGAAKLTGEVLTIVAKVPEMVKHLTGVDIMKCLMDSPNKFSFGDKAQLAS, from the exons ATGACTTGGGGCTTTGTAACGTGCGGCCCAAACGAAGCCTTAGTTATCTCAG GATGCTGCTACAAGAAGCCACATTTAGTCGCTGGTGGCCGAGCATTTGTATGGCCTACCGTTCATTGTGTTCAAAG AATATCCTTAAATACTATGACTCTCCAAGTTGAAAGTCCTACCGTTTATACTAGTCAAGGAGTTCCTATCTCTGTCACAGGTGTCGCGCAG GTGAAAATTCAAGGCCAAAATGAAGAATTGCTTCTTACAGCCTGCGAACAGTTTCTTGGTAAAACAGAAAAGGAAATTCAGCACATAGCCCTGTTGACCTTGGAAGGTCATCAGCGAGCGATCATGGGCACTATGACAGTTGAG gagctcTACAAAGACAGGAAAAAATTTAGCAAACAAGTCTTTGAAGTTGCCTCATCAGATTTAGTCAACATGGGAATAACTGTCGTCTCTTATACTTTGAAGGACATCAGGGATGAAGAT gGGTACTTGAAAAGTTTAGGGATGGCAAGAACAGCTGAAGTCAAAAGAGATGCCAGAATTGGTGAAGCTGAAGCCAGAAAAGATTCTCAAATCAAAGAAGCTATAGCTGAAGAAGAAAGGATGGCCTCTCG ATTCCTGAATGACACCGAAATTGCCAAAGCCCAGAGAGATTTTGAACTCAAAAAAGCTGCCTATGATGTCGAAGTTCAAACAAAG AAAGCTGAGGCTGAACTGGCGTATGAACTGCAAGCtgcgaaaacaaaacaaaggaTCAAAGAAGAACAAATGCAGATTAGTGTAGTAGAGCGAACGCAAGAGATAGCAGTTCAGGACCAAGAAATTCAGAGGAAAGAGAGGGAACTCGAAGCAACCATTCGAAGGCCTGCTGAAGCGGAAAAATACCG CCTTGAAAAGTTGGCTGAAGCCAATCGTCACCGTGTTATCCTAGAAGCTGAGGCAGAGGCAGAAAGTATAAGGATACGAGGAGAGTCAGAGGCGTATGCCATCGAAGCCAGAGCGAAAGCCGAAGCGGaacaaatgatgaaaaaagcaGAAGCCTGGAAAGAATACCGGGAAGCAGCCATGGTTGACATGATTCTCGAGGCCTTACCCAAG GTGGCCGCGGAAGTTGCCGCTCCCCTTTCTCAAGCTAAGAAGGTAACAATGGTCTCCAGTGGTAATGGAGAAGTTGGAGCTGCCAAATTAACAGGAGAAGTACTCACCATTGTTGCCAAAGTCCCGGAGATGGTGAAGCATTTAACCGGAGTCGATATTATGAAG TGTTTGATGGATTCTCCGAACAAATTTTCCTTTGGAGACAAAGCTCAGCTCGCAAGTTAA
- the Flo1 gene encoding flotillin-1 isoform X4 — protein MTLQVESPTVYTSQGVPISVTGVAQVKIQGQNEELLLTACEQFLGKTEKEIQHIALLTLEGHQRAIMGTMTVEELYKDRKKFSKQVFEVASSDLVNMGITVVSYTLKDIRDEDGYLKSLGMARTAEVKRDARIGEAEARKDSQIKEAIAEEERMASRFLNDTEIAKAQRDFELKKAAYDVEVQTKKAEAELAYELQAAKTKQRIKEEQMQISVVERTQEIAVQDQEIQRKERELEATIRRPAEAEKYRLEKLAEANRHRVILEAEAEAESIRIRGESEAYAIEARAKAEAEQMMKKAEAWKEYREAAMVDMILEALPKVAAEVAAPLSQAKKVTMVSSGNGEVGAAKLTGEVLTIVAKVPEMVKHLTGVDIMKTDACFETNNRLANSTTVKDNPKDLKLKK, from the exons ATGACTCTCCAAGTTGAAAGTCCTACCGTTTATACTAGTCAAGGAGTTCCTATCTCTGTCACAGGTGTCGCGCAG GTGAAAATTCAAGGCCAAAATGAAGAATTGCTTCTTACAGCCTGCGAACAGTTTCTTGGTAAAACAGAAAAGGAAATTCAGCACATAGCCCTGTTGACCTTGGAAGGTCATCAGCGAGCGATCATGGGCACTATGACAGTTGAG gagctcTACAAAGACAGGAAAAAATTTAGCAAACAAGTCTTTGAAGTTGCCTCATCAGATTTAGTCAACATGGGAATAACTGTCGTCTCTTATACTTTGAAGGACATCAGGGATGAAGAT gGGTACTTGAAAAGTTTAGGGATGGCAAGAACAGCTGAAGTCAAAAGAGATGCCAGAATTGGTGAAGCTGAAGCCAGAAAAGATTCTCAAATCAAAGAAGCTATAGCTGAAGAAGAAAGGATGGCCTCTCG ATTCCTGAATGACACCGAAATTGCCAAAGCCCAGAGAGATTTTGAACTCAAAAAAGCTGCCTATGATGTCGAAGTTCAAACAAAG AAAGCTGAGGCTGAACTGGCGTATGAACTGCAAGCtgcgaaaacaaaacaaaggaTCAAAGAAGAACAAATGCAGATTAGTGTAGTAGAGCGAACGCAAGAGATAGCAGTTCAGGACCAAGAAATTCAGAGGAAAGAGAGGGAACTCGAAGCAACCATTCGAAGGCCTGCTGAAGCGGAAAAATACCG CCTTGAAAAGTTGGCTGAAGCCAATCGTCACCGTGTTATCCTAGAAGCTGAGGCAGAGGCAGAAAGTATAAGGATACGAGGAGAGTCAGAGGCGTATGCCATCGAAGCCAGAGCGAAAGCCGAAGCGGaacaaatgatgaaaaaagcaGAAGCCTGGAAAGAATACCGGGAAGCAGCCATGGTTGACATGATTCTCGAGGCCTTACCCAAG GTGGCCGCGGAAGTTGCCGCTCCCCTTTCTCAAGCTAAGAAGGTAACAATGGTCTCCAGTGGTAATGGAGAAGTTGGAGCTGCCAAATTAACAGGAGAAGTACTCACCATTGTTGCCAAAGTCCCGGAGATGGTGAAGCATTTAACCGGAGTCGATATTATGAAG